The Deltaproteobacteria bacterium genomic interval ATCGGAGAAAAGGCACAGGAAAAACTACAACCGATAATTGGTGTAGAACCTGCTGCTGCTGTTGGTTCAACAATAGAGTCTTTAGGCGAGGCGTCTCCATATTTAATAGGAAGTCCTCGTGCTAAAAAAGGAGCTTTGAAAACAGGGAAGGTATTAAAACAGAAGTTCGGCACAACAATAGAAAATTTAGATAAAGCATTTATTAAAAATGTAGAAAATGGAATGAATAAAGGGGTTAGGCCATCGGTTGAAACGGCCGGTAGAACATCCTATCAAAGACAAGATTATTATAAAAAATCATCAGATGCAGTTGAAAGTATAGTAAAAAACAAGTCAAATTTACAGTTTATGGATGAAGCAGGTTTGCCGATTAAAAACGAATTACCTAAAACACTCAATCAATTTACAGAGGCTATATCCCAAACTAAAAAGAGCGTATTTGATAAATACGATGCTTTGGCTAAACAAACAGGGAAGGAAGGGATAAAGGTAGAGCTTGAGCCTATTATTCAAGAATTATCTAACATTACATCCAGTAAAGAAATTCGAACTTTCCGTCCTGAAGTTGTGGATTATGCTACTAAGAGAATAGAGGGGTTGACGAAGGCCGGAAGTTTAACGGCAGAAGAAGCACAAAATGCGATTACAATGCTGAATAAATCTTTAGAGTCATATTATAAAAATCCTTCATTTGATAGTTACAGTAAGGCTTCTATGGATGCAGTTATTGTTAATAATTTAAGAAAAGGGCTGGACGATATTATTGAAAAAACCACAGGCGAAGAATACCAACAACTTAAAAATTCATACGGAAATTTAAAATCAATAGAAAGAGATGTGAATAGAAGGGCTATCGTAGATGCAAGAAAGAATGTCAAGGGGTTAATAGACTTTTCGGACATATTTACAGCACCTACAGCAGTTTATGGATTACTTAACGCAAACCCCGCAATGATGGCTTCATCTGCAACAGCTTATGGTATAAAGTCGTGGTATAAGTGGAGGAATAACCCTAACACGATTATAAAGGAAATGTTTAATAAATCAGAGAAGATAAGTAAAATAAAAGAGAAGTTGGGGGGATATAACAAAAGTAACCCTCAGATAGAACCGCCGCCACCACTATCAACAGACCCATTTGGCATAAAAGGAGAACAGAAATGAACCTACAGAAAATTAAAGACCACTTCCCTGAATACTCCGATATGAAGATTGGGGAGTTTTTCAAGTATATGCACAAGACTTATTATCCTGACATGAAGATAACGGATATGTATAGGGCGTTACTTAAACTTACTCAAATTGTAAAAAAAGAGGAAGTAAAGGAAGACCCGAAGGCAGAAGAAGAAGTTAAGCCAGAACCAAAGGCAAAAGAGGATGATAAAGAAGAACCTATAAAACCAGAAAAAGACCTTGACAAGATAATATCTTTAATTAAGCAAAATAACGATATAACCATAAAAGCAATAGATGCCTTTATGAAAACAGTAAATAAATAAATGGAGGCATTGATGAGTGATATATTGGAAAGCGCAGGGGCAGGCACGGCGGCAGGCGGATTGGTTACATGGTTAATCTCTTATATTAAAAATAGAGATTTAAAGAAAGAAATCAGCAAGAGAGTCCATAAAGATACTTACGAAGCCGACCAGATAGCGCTTAATGATAAAATCAAGCTAATAACAGACCAGCACGGGACTGTTTGCAATATAAGAACGGATGCACTCCAGCAACAATTAAATGATTTTAAAGAATTGCAAATAAGAATGGATAATAAACTTGATAAGTTAATAGAAAGGCGCAGCGGGGAAAGAGAAGGGCATTAGGTCTTGAAAGATATATACATCTATGTTAGTAATAGTATCAAATGGGCAAGATAGTGGGATATTATAACACAGAATATTATCATATTTGCAACACTGTCCTTTGCAAATGCGGCTGTAAATACTGTTCTATTTGCCACAATGGCTGTCCACAATGCGGGAGGGGGAAAACGCTCACAACTACTACAACAACAGTGGGAGGGTCTGAAAAAGGAGGTTAAATGATTGAGATACCTTATAATTGCCGTATGTGTCGTTATGGTTTTTCTTTCCAATACGGCTATAGCTCAAGAATTATCTGTAAAGCAAAAACAATACATTCACATATACAGTCAAAAATACATGGGCAAATATTGGCGGCAATGGGAAAAAACAATGCAGGCGGTGATGAAGGTAGAAAGTAATAATTGCCAAAAAAAGGTTGGCGAGCTTGATGCAAGCTTTGGCTGCGGGCAGACTAAAGTAGGGGCCGTAAGGACTGCGGCAAAGTTTTGGTCAATTCCCATACCGCAAGATGACGAAAAAATCATTTGGAAATTATTAAGGGATGACGAATTTGCAATCAGGTTTTCAGTGGCATATATGGGTTATTTGCGGAAAAGATTGAACGACTGGGACTTGGCGGTGATCAGCTATAATCTTGGCGAAGGGCGGGTAATAGGACTCCTGAAAAAAGGAGATGGTTTACCGCAGGATTATATAGACAAGGTCAAAAGAGAGATGGGTAGGCATGGAAAATAACCATCTTTATAATTTCGTTTACTGGCTTATACATGCCCAGCTTGACTGCAAATTTAAGCACAGAGATAAAATATGTGAAACAGTAAAGAGGCTTGGTAAAGAAGCTGTCCTTGACGAGCTGATGAGGCAGGGTAAAGATACTTTTAATTTAAACGAGGCTGTGATAATGGCAAGGACTATAAGGGATATGGAATGTTGAAGTATTATTATGCTTGGAAAAATAACGACAAAAGGCAGACGCTATATAAACGGCCATGCCGTGTTATGGCGTGGGGTAAAATGAACTCATGCTTAATAGAGTTTTTTGACAATAAACAGCGTGAGATTGTGTCTCGTAATGCTATTAGGGTGATAAGGGATATGGAATGAAACAACTTGAACATCAAGAGCAGGTTGCTTTAATTACATGGGCAGAACTAAACGAAAAGAAATACCCGCCCTTGTGTAATTTATTTGCTTCTGCTAATGGTGGGAAGCGAAATATTATAACTGCCGTTAAACTTAAAAAGTCAGGAGTAAAAGCTGGCGTTCCTGATTTATTTCTTGCTTGGCCGACCAAAAAATATCCAGGACTGTTTATTGAGATGAAGGCAGACAAAAACAAACTATCCGAGCATCAGAAAGAATGGCATGACAGATTAAAAAAAGCTGGTTATGCGGTTGCAACCTGTTATAGTTGGATTGAGGCAAGGGATATGATTATAGGATATTTGGGAGGGATGGAGAGTTTCTAATGCCAAACTATATCTGGCGCATGAAATGCCCAAAATGCGGTAATGTAATAGAAAAGGAAAACCCTGACGAACACTGGCATTGTTTCGTTTGTAATTGGAGGGATAACGAGGGGTGAAGTATGCCGCTAACATCGTTGTATTTATAATTACAATGGTGTTAGTTTCGGTGTCTCACGCCTGCCATAATAATCACGACATACCAGGCGGCGAGATTGTATGCCCTGCTGAAGACAGACCTGATACGCAAGACCTAAAAGAAAAAGGGCTTGGTCTTACCAAAATGAAAATTATAGACGAGAGTGTATGTAATGTTATAGAGACACACGAGCAAGGCTGGTGCGAATGGCGCAAGGCAGACGATAATCCCCTCATATACATAATTATCTATTCAATAAGACCAGAGATATGATAAGGTTAATCCTAATTTTAAACCCCGCAACAAAAGAGAGTGTAGTTTTTTATGACTCTACAAAGAGGAGGGATATATAATGACATGTACAACGGCAGCAGAAACATGTCTTAGTTGTGGTAGAATATATCGTAATCAATACCTAAAAAAGGGGTGCGATTGCCCACCTACATACCCAGTTAAAGACCTTCCTTACAATAAAATAGTTTCCCAAAACTACACACTTTCCTATGTTAAATATTCTATGCGTGATGGGATGTTATTTGAGGAATGGACTGAAATTAGATGCGGGACTTGCAAGACTAACAAGACCTGCGAAGATAAGGTGGATAAGTCTTTCCAGGGGTGTGATAAATGGCAGACAATATAATAAATGTAAATACTTTTTCATACAAGCCGCACTATTTCCACACTTGGGAATTAGTTCCAAAAGATACTTACGAGAAATTCGGCGGTAATTCCTTCATGTTCTTCCCGGCGAATGCCTTACAAATGATTGACGGCCTCCGTGAATTTCTTGGTGTTCCTTTGTTTATCAACAACTGGCATGATGGCGGGGATTATGAATACTCCGGCCTACGGCCTATCACTTGCAAGATAGGCGCTGTATATAGCCAGCATAGGTTAGGGCAGGCATTTGATATTAAGCCGCTCCGTATGACTATTGGAGCGGCTTATAAGAAGATTATGGATAATATATCAGACGAGTGGCTGAAATATATCACGGTGATTGAGAATATAGAATACACGCCCACTTGGTTGCATGTGGATTGCCGCAATATTCCTGACAGGATAAGGATAGTAAAACCATGACTGATTGTTGCACCGATTATATATCCGTTGCAAAATGGGTATCAAGGGCAAAATGGATATGCCCTAAATGCGGCCATGATGTATCGTTGATGTATGTCCTGTTAGCAGAGGCGGATAGGTGGTTAATAGTTCACAAAGGAGGTGATACCATGGCAAAAACATGTAAGAAGCCAGTAAAAGGCGGTAAAGGTAAGTAAATAAAAAGGAGGTGATAAATAAATGGCCGGGCTATTGTCAAAATTGTTTGGAACTGGAATTGAAGAAGCGGGAAATGGGATAAAATCAGTTCTGGAAGGTGTTACCGACTCTGCCGAAAAGGTCAAAACTCTGATTACCGGTAAAATCTCAGCTGATAAAGAGGCTGAAATTATGCTGCAAATAACTACACTTGTATCACAGGTTGATAATGCCCAAAATATTATAAACCTTGAAGAAGCAAAATCAGAGAGTCTTTTTAAGTCAGGCTGGCGGCCAGCGCTGGGATGGACTTGTATAATTGCAATCTTCTGCTATTATATCCCGCCGATCCTATTGTCAACTATCCTATGGATTTTTTATTCTTTGAAGGCGGGGTCTTTATTGGCAAGACCCTCAATGGATATTTCAGAACTTTTAATCCTGCTCGGCAATCTGCTTGGCATGGGTGTTTTAAGACAGATTGATAAAGGGTTGAGAAGGTAGTAAAGAGCGGTGTGCATCTAAAAAACTATCGGTTAGTATGCCGTAATGTTACCGAGCCGCTTATATCTCCATCGCCTTTTTTATTCTTTCAGCAGGGTAGCATAAAGGATACTACCCTTTACCAAAAGATACTACCCTTTACCGTGGCGGTTTTTCCCTTTTTCTTCCTCAGATGATAGCTGGGCAAAAAAACCTTAATCAGCCACTTGATTATTTTTAACATCTATACCTCCTTTCTTAATTCTTTCACAGTTTTCAATATAAACTTTATCTATCTTAATTACCTTATCAACCCAATCTTTGTTAGCTGCTGTGATAGCAATCTTCCATTCGTTTATTGCTTCAACTAATAATTGAGATACATTCTTAAACTTCTTTTCTGGTTTCATCTACCACTCCACACATTTCTTAAGCAGTAACCATGCCTGTTGCGCTGGGTGATAATTAGCATCATCATCACAATTAGCATCACCATTATAATAATACGTAGCTTCGTATAACTCTTCTTGGGTAGCACCATCTTCGCCTATACAGCCACAGGGCATACTTTCCAAGCACTCCATCGCTTCCTTTATCAACCCGATAATTATCTCATCTCTCTTCACTTAACACCCCTTTCAATACGGCAACGCCACCTTCTGCAAGCTTGTGTGATACTTCTTACCTTTCACAGATGTTAATTGCCGTCTTGCGCCGTCAAAGAACGGCTGATATAGTTCTGTCAACATGCTACAGGCTTCGTCAAACTTGTCCTTGTCGTCAAGCTCCGCTTCGTTCATTTTCCATATTTCCTTTGATATATATTTCTGATCAAGCCGTTGTATCTCTTTGGATAGTTTCCCTTCTATCCATTTCCAACACGGCGGCAATGTTATCACTATCCTATGTTTGCAGTCAAGGCATACCGAGCCGTTAAGTATTTTTTTCTTTGATGCTGTCATAGTTCCTCCTATTAAAATCAGCGTGGTGGGATTTGATACCCACATACCGTCCGTCAACGGCAATGATATAAATGGCTATTACGGGGTGACCCAGCGTTCAACTACTGCCGTAGTGCTATATTCTG includes:
- a CDS encoding 3TM-type holin, whose protein sequence is MAGLLSKLFGTGIEEAGNGIKSVLEGVTDSAEKVKTLITGKISADKEAEIMLQITTLVSQVDNAQNIINLEEAKSESLFKSGWRPALGWTCIIAIFCYYIPPILLSTILWIFYSLKAGSLLARPSMDISELLILLGNLLGMGVLRQIDKGLRR
- a CDS encoding VRR-NUC domain-containing protein, translating into MKQLEHQEQVALITWAELNEKKYPPLCNLFASANGGKRNIITAVKLKKSGVKAGVPDLFLAWPTKKYPGLFIEMKADKNKLSEHQKEWHDRLKKAGYAVATCYSWIEARDMIIGYLGGMESF
- a CDS encoding DUF2200 family protein, encoding MSDILESAGAGTAAGGLVTWLISYIKNRDLKKEISKRVHKDTYEADQIALNDKIKLITDQHGTVCNIRTDALQQQLNDFKELQIRMDNKLDKLIERRSGEREGH